One genomic segment of Microbacterium sp. ProA8 includes these proteins:
- a CDS encoding fumarylacetoacetate hydrolase family protein — protein sequence MRIARFSHNDAIKFGIVDEGELVVLAGDPMFAGYDTTGERVPLGDVALLAPVIPRSKLVCVGRNYRDHAAELGNDVPTAPMLFFKPNTTVVGPGDAVVLPKGSDFISFEGELAAVIGRIAKNVPAADALDYVFGYTIANDLTARDWQKSDGQWARAKGFDTSCPLGPAIETDFDVDGPAVITTRLNGEVRQQGPISDMIFSLADVIAYASAAFTLLPGDVILTGTPAGVGQIVAGDTVEVEITGLGILRNTARDA from the coding sequence GTGAGGATCGCGCGCTTCAGCCACAACGACGCCATCAAGTTCGGAATCGTCGACGAAGGAGAACTCGTCGTCCTCGCCGGCGACCCGATGTTCGCCGGATACGACACGACGGGGGAGCGCGTGCCGCTCGGCGATGTCGCCCTTCTCGCCCCGGTCATCCCGCGCTCGAAGCTGGTCTGCGTCGGCCGCAACTACCGCGACCATGCCGCGGAGCTCGGCAACGACGTGCCGACCGCGCCGATGCTGTTCTTCAAGCCCAACACCACCGTTGTCGGGCCCGGCGACGCGGTCGTGCTGCCGAAGGGCTCGGACTTCATCAGCTTCGAGGGCGAGCTCGCCGCCGTCATCGGTCGCATCGCCAAGAATGTGCCGGCCGCCGATGCCCTCGACTACGTCTTCGGGTACACGATCGCCAACGACCTGACGGCCCGCGACTGGCAGAAGTCCGACGGTCAGTGGGCCCGAGCGAAGGGCTTCGACACGTCCTGCCCGCTCGGCCCCGCCATCGAGACGGACTTCGACGTCGACGGCCCCGCCGTCATCACGACGCGGCTGAACGGCGAAGTGCGCCAGCAGGGCCCGATCAGCGACATGATCTTCTCGCTCGCCGACGTGATCGCCTATGCGTCCGCGGCCTTCACGCTGCTGCCCGGCGACGTGATCCTCACCGGCACCCCCGCAGGCGTCGGTCAGATCGTCGCGGGCGACACGGTCGAGGTGGAGATCACCGGCCTCGGCATCCTGCGCAACACTGCCCGTGACGCGTGA
- a CDS encoding MFS transporter, producing MTLTQELSLADAQGRKVGWRGWAALVVLMLPVLLVSVDNTVLSFALPSIALELGPSSAQQLWIIDAYPLVLAGLLVTMGTLGDRFGRRRMLLIGATGFAAVSVLAAFAPSAGWLIVARAAMGVFGAMLMPSTLSLLRSIFTDRDQRRLAIAVWAAMFSAGAALGPIVGGLLLEHFSWGSVFLLSVPVLIPLLVLAPLLVPESRDPKPGRIDPLSIALSMATMIPIVYGIKELAVHGFAVAAWLPMLAGLAFGVLFVRRQLSARTPMLDMRLFRRGSFSGALLVNLLSVIALVGFLFFVAQHLQLIVGLSPMQAGLALVPGLAMMIVAGLVVVPISKRWPARVVVPVALVFSVAGYITVAFATGPESIGALVAAFISLGIGIGAAETVSNELVLSSAPPAKAGAASAVSETAYELGAVLGTTVLGGILTALYRTNLVVPEGIPDAAAAAASETLAGAMHAAGEIGGTAGEALFEAAATAFDAGVTVTALIGAALVVVAGVIAATTLGESRQKS from the coding sequence ATGACTCTCACTCAAGAACTCTCGCTCGCCGACGCCCAGGGACGGAAGGTCGGCTGGCGCGGCTGGGCTGCGCTCGTCGTGCTCATGCTGCCGGTGCTGCTCGTCTCGGTCGACAACACGGTGCTGAGCTTCGCGCTGCCGTCGATCGCGCTCGAGCTCGGGCCTTCGAGCGCCCAGCAGCTCTGGATCATCGACGCCTACCCGCTCGTGCTGGCAGGGCTTCTCGTCACGATGGGCACGCTGGGCGACCGGTTCGGACGGCGACGGATGCTGCTCATCGGCGCCACCGGCTTCGCGGCGGTCTCCGTGCTCGCCGCCTTCGCTCCGAGCGCGGGGTGGCTCATCGTCGCGCGCGCCGCCATGGGCGTGTTCGGCGCGATGCTGATGCCCTCGACGCTGTCGCTGCTGCGCAGCATCTTCACCGACCGCGACCAGCGCCGGCTCGCGATCGCCGTGTGGGCGGCGATGTTCTCGGCCGGCGCGGCGCTCGGCCCGATCGTGGGCGGACTCCTGCTCGAGCACTTCTCGTGGGGATCCGTGTTCCTGCTCTCGGTGCCCGTGCTCATCCCGCTCCTGGTGCTCGCGCCCCTGCTCGTGCCCGAGAGCCGCGATCCGAAGCCGGGCCGCATCGACCCGCTCAGCATCGCCCTCTCGATGGCGACGATGATCCCCATCGTCTACGGCATCAAGGAACTCGCGGTGCACGGCTTCGCCGTCGCGGCGTGGCTGCCGATGCTCGCCGGGCTGGCCTTCGGCGTGCTCTTCGTGCGGCGCCAGCTGAGCGCCCGCACGCCGATGCTCGACATGCGCCTGTTCCGCCGGGGAAGCTTCAGCGGCGCGCTCCTGGTGAACCTCCTCAGCGTCATCGCGCTCGTGGGGTTCCTGTTCTTCGTCGCGCAGCACCTGCAGCTCATCGTCGGCCTCTCGCCGATGCAGGCGGGTCTCGCGCTGGTGCCGGGCCTCGCGATGATGATCGTGGCCGGACTCGTGGTCGTGCCGATCTCGAAGAGGTGGCCTGCTCGCGTCGTGGTGCCGGTGGCCCTGGTGTTCTCCGTCGCGGGGTACATCACGGTGGCCTTCGCCACCGGACCCGAGAGCATCGGCGCGCTGGTGGCGGCCTTCATATCGCTCGGCATCGGCATCGGCGCCGCCGAGACCGTCTCGAACGAGCTGGTGCTCTCCAGCGCGCCGCCGGCGAAGGCCGGCGCCGCGAGCGCCGTCTCCGAGACGGCGTACGAGCTGGGCGCGGTGCTCGGCACGACCGTGCTGGGCGGCATCCTCACAGCGCTCTATCGCACGAATCTGGTCGTCCCCGAGGGGATCCCGGATGCCGCGGCCGCGGCCGCGTCCGAGACCCTCGCCGGTGCGATGCACGCGGCGGGCGAGATCGGCGGCACCGCGGGCGAGGCGCTGTTCGAGGCGGCGGCGACGGCGTTCGATGCCGGCGTGACGGTCACCGCGCTCATCGGCGCCGCCCTGGTCGTCGTCGCGGGGGTCATCGCGGCCACTACCCTGGGAGAGTCCCGCCAGAAGTCGTAG
- a CDS encoding DNA polymerase III subunit gamma/tau produces the protein MTTGRDDDALTWDGDDDPTLDVGAAGTDVAPEPEVPAPAPAEGLPKGYTAVGKGSDTVASADAPGAASVERSAPADRDAIATERRPLGDGALVALGVLGGVYALYAIGWIIGGLRLQGRAQYLVLDVMYQGSLWLAVLAPLLWFATTFLLTRRSRAWVRFAWLAVGVVLLLPWPFVMIGAIGQ, from the coding sequence GTGACGACCGGACGCGACGACGACGCCCTGACCTGGGACGGTGACGACGACCCCACGCTCGATGTCGGAGCGGCCGGAACCGACGTCGCCCCCGAGCCCGAAGTCCCGGCCCCGGCTCCGGCGGAGGGGCTTCCGAAGGGCTACACCGCCGTCGGCAAGGGGAGCGACACGGTGGCCTCCGCAGATGCGCCGGGTGCAGCATCCGTCGAACGATCCGCGCCTGCCGACCGCGACGCGATCGCGACGGAGCGGCGGCCCCTCGGCGACGGCGCCCTCGTCGCGCTGGGCGTGCTGGGCGGTGTGTACGCGCTCTACGCGATCGGCTGGATCATCGGCGGCCTGCGCCTCCAGGGTCGGGCCCAGTACCTCGTGCTCGACGTCATGTACCAGGGGAGCCTGTGGCTCGCCGTGCTCGCACCGCTGCTGTGGTTCGCGACGACCTTCCTCCTCACCCGCCGCTCGCGCGCGTGGGTCAGGTTCGCGTGGCTGGCGGTCGGCGTGGTGCTGCTCCTGCCCTGGCCCTTCGTGATGATCGGGGCGATCGGACAATGA
- a CDS encoding TetR/AcrR family transcriptional regulator: MSRPPLAREKVLDAFEQILIEEGERAATMDATAKAAGVSKGGLLYHFGTKEALESAIIDRLRTLVADDVAVMIAAPEGPIAYFLRTSVMANDPIDRAILATSRLAQGGDAVASNALRDVREQWAAALRPHTKDAVALDLVMLVSDGLYFNNALSGGSIPGPVPRGPALDALIALVEAATRV, translated from the coding sequence ATGAGTCGCCCTCCCCTCGCCCGCGAGAAGGTGCTCGACGCGTTCGAGCAGATCCTCATCGAAGAGGGCGAGCGCGCTGCGACGATGGATGCCACCGCCAAGGCGGCCGGCGTGTCCAAGGGCGGTCTGCTGTACCACTTCGGCACCAAAGAGGCCCTGGAATCAGCGATCATCGACCGCTTGCGGACGCTGGTGGCCGACGATGTCGCCGTGATGATCGCTGCCCCGGAGGGGCCGATCGCGTACTTCCTGCGCACGTCGGTCATGGCGAACGACCCCATCGACCGCGCGATCCTCGCGACGTCTCGCCTCGCGCAGGGTGGCGACGCCGTGGCGAGCAATGCACTGCGCGACGTGCGGGAGCAGTGGGCCGCGGCTCTCCGGCCGCACACGAAAGACGCGGTCGCGCTCGACCTGGTGATGCTCGTGAGCGACGGGCTGTACTTCAACAACGCGCTCTCGGGCGGCTCGATCCCGGGGCCGGTCCCCCGCGGTCCGGCGCTCGACGCGCTCATCGCCCTCGTCGAAGCCGCGACGAGGGTCTAG
- the serA gene encoding phosphoglycerate dehydrogenase, which produces MPKPVVLIAEELSPATIDALGPDFDVRHVDGTDRPALLAALADANAVLIRSATKVDAEAIAAAPVLKVVARAGVGLDNVDIKTATTAGVMVVNAPTSNIISAAELTVGHILSLARRIPAAHASLSGGAWKRSSYTGTELFEKTVGIIGLGRIGALIAARLQAFGVSVVAYDPYVTPTRAQQLGVQLLDLDELLAQSDFVTIHMPKTPETTGMIGAEQFRLMKKTAFVVNVARGGLIDEEALYTALTEGEIAGAGLDVFTSEPPAADGTAFPLLSLPNVVVTPHLGASTDEAQEKAGVSVAKSVKLALEGDLVPDAVNVAGGVIDPFVRPGISLVEQLGQFFTGLAHSALTSLDIEVRGELAAYDVSVYRLAALKGILANVVSENVSYVNAPLFAEQRGIETRLIVESESPLYRNITILRGTLADGSVLTIAGTLAGTRMVPKVVGINGYEIEVPIERHHLVMRYADRPGIVAIYGQKLGSAGINIAGLQVAQADASGRALSVLTVDSPVPEDLLDEMREAVGADLFRRIEVTED; this is translated from the coding sequence GTGCCGAAGCCTGTCGTCCTCATCGCCGAAGAGCTCTCTCCCGCCACGATCGACGCCCTGGGGCCCGACTTCGACGTGCGTCACGTCGACGGCACCGACCGGCCGGCGCTGCTGGCGGCCCTCGCCGACGCCAACGCGGTGCTGATCCGCTCGGCGACCAAGGTCGACGCCGAGGCGATCGCGGCGGCCCCCGTGCTCAAGGTCGTGGCCCGCGCCGGCGTCGGCCTCGACAACGTCGACATCAAGACCGCCACCACCGCGGGCGTCATGGTCGTGAACGCGCCGACCTCGAACATCATCTCGGCGGCCGAGCTCACCGTGGGGCACATCCTCAGCCTCGCCCGCCGCATCCCGGCGGCTCACGCGTCGCTCTCGGGCGGCGCCTGGAAGCGCAGCTCGTACACCGGCACCGAACTGTTCGAGAAGACGGTCGGCATCATCGGCCTCGGCCGCATCGGCGCCCTCATCGCGGCGCGACTGCAGGCGTTCGGCGTCTCGGTCGTCGCCTACGACCCCTACGTCACGCCGACCCGCGCGCAGCAGCTCGGCGTGCAGCTGCTCGACCTCGACGAGCTGCTCGCGCAGAGCGACTTCGTCACGATCCACATGCCGAAGACGCCCGAGACGACCGGCATGATCGGCGCCGAGCAGTTCCGCCTCATGAAGAAGACGGCGTTCGTCGTCAACGTCGCACGCGGCGGCCTCATCGACGAGGAGGCGCTGTACACCGCGCTGACCGAGGGCGAGATCGCGGGGGCCGGCCTGGACGTGTTCACGAGCGAGCCGCCGGCCGCCGACGGCACCGCCTTCCCGCTGCTGAGCCTGCCGAACGTCGTCGTCACGCCGCACCTCGGCGCCTCGACCGACGAGGCGCAGGAGAAGGCGGGCGTCTCGGTCGCGAAGTCGGTCAAGCTCGCCCTCGAGGGCGACCTCGTGCCCGACGCGGTGAACGTCGCCGGCGGCGTCATCGACCCGTTCGTGCGCCCGGGAATCTCCCTCGTCGAGCAGCTCGGCCAGTTCTTCACGGGCCTCGCCCACAGCGCCCTCACGAGCCTCGACATCGAGGTGCGCGGCGAGCTCGCGGCGTACGACGTCAGCGTCTACCGCCTGGCGGCGCTCAAGGGCATCCTCGCCAACGTCGTCAGCGAGAACGTCTCGTACGTCAACGCGCCGCTGTTCGCCGAGCAGCGCGGGATCGAGACACGACTGATCGTCGAGTCCGAGAGCCCGCTCTACCGCAACATCACGATCCTCCGCGGCACCCTCGCCGACGGCTCGGTGCTCACGATCGCCGGCACCCTCGCGGGCACGCGCATGGTGCCGAAGGTGGTCGGCATCAACGGCTACGAGATCGAGGTGCCGATCGAGCGGCACCACCTCGTCATGCGGTACGCCGACCGTCCCGGCATCGTCGCGATCTACGGCCAGAAGCTCGGCAGCGCCGGCATCAACATCGCGGGGCTCCAGGTGGCGCAGGCCGACGCCAGCGGCCGCGCGCTCTCGGTGCTCACGGTGGATTCGCCGGTGCCCGAGGATCTCCTCGACGAGATGCGCGAAGCGGTGGGCGCCGACCTGTTCCGCCGCATCGAGGTCACCGAGGACTGA
- a CDS encoding 3-isopropylmalate dehydrogenase has protein sequence MSRVVKLAVIPGDGIGPEVIAEAEKVLDAAAAGSGIRFDKTRFSLGAGRFLDTGDTLTSDDLEAIKAHDAILLGAVGGVPGDPRLKNANIERGLLLKLRFELDHYVNLRPSKLYPGVPGPLAAPGDVDFVVVREGTEGPYVGNGGSIRTGTPHEVANETSVNTAFGVERLVRYGFDLAERRGKKLTLVHKTNVLVHAGGIWKRVVDEVALEHPDVTVDYVHVDAATIYLVTNPSRFDVIVTDNLFGDILTDLAGAVTGGIGLAASGNINPDGAFPSMFEPVHGSAPDIAGQQKADPTAAILSVSLLLDHLGLPDESRRVTTAVEEDLAARGADAGATRTTTQIGDAIVARLQA, from the coding sequence ATGTCGCGTGTCGTGAAGCTGGCCGTCATCCCGGGTGACGGCATCGGTCCCGAGGTCATCGCCGAGGCGGAGAAGGTGCTGGATGCGGCGGCCGCGGGCAGCGGCATCCGTTTCGACAAGACGCGGTTCTCGCTGGGCGCCGGCCGCTTCCTCGACACCGGCGACACGCTCACCAGCGACGACCTGGAGGCGATCAAGGCGCACGACGCCATCCTGCTCGGAGCGGTCGGGGGAGTCCCCGGCGATCCTCGCCTGAAGAACGCGAACATCGAGCGCGGCCTGCTGCTGAAGCTGCGGTTCGAGCTCGACCACTACGTCAACCTGCGGCCGTCGAAGCTCTACCCGGGCGTGCCCGGGCCCTTGGCCGCACCCGGCGATGTCGACTTCGTCGTCGTCCGCGAGGGAACCGAGGGTCCGTACGTGGGCAACGGCGGGTCGATCCGCACCGGCACGCCGCACGAGGTCGCCAACGAGACGTCGGTCAACACCGCGTTCGGCGTCGAGCGCCTCGTGCGCTACGGCTTCGATCTGGCCGAGCGTCGCGGCAAGAAGCTCACGCTGGTGCACAAGACGAATGTGCTCGTCCACGCCGGCGGCATCTGGAAGCGCGTCGTCGACGAGGTCGCGCTCGAGCACCCGGACGTGACCGTAGACTATGTCCACGTCGACGCGGCCACCATCTACCTGGTCACGAACCCGAGCCGCTTCGACGTGATCGTCACCGACAACCTCTTCGGCGACATCCTCACCGACTTGGCCGGCGCCGTCACCGGTGGCATCGGCCTCGCCGCCTCGGGGAACATCAATCCCGACGGCGCGTTCCCTTCGATGTTCGAGCCCGTGCACGGATCGGCGCCCGACATCGCAGGCCAGCAGAAGGCCGATCCCACGGCCGCGATCCTCTCCGTCTCACTGCTGCTCGACCATCTCGGGCTCCCGGACGAGTCTCGCCGCGTCACGACCGCGGTCGAGGAGGATCTGGCCGCACGCGGCGCCGACGCGGGCGCGACCCGCACGACGACGCAGATCGGCGACGCGATCGTCGCCCGGCTCCAGGCGTAA
- a CDS encoding peptidoglycan-binding protein yields MNVEPWSTVGVGSSAAIVPGIQYLLRAHGHAVAVDGAYGPATAAAVSAFQTAQGVPSDGIVGPITWPRLVIAVQQGSTGDAVRAVQQFGLLRSPGDTPLVVDGDFGPMTKERVEFFQESWGLSLDGVAGRETWSFFSTFVPGDRPWALVKQGSSQATNWRVLAAQHLLRAHGATIVADGAFGPLSGQAARAFQQTLRAVEISTTLGQLDWPSLIITVKQGDGPAGAKGEAVRAVQTLLAGVTVDGDFGPQTDAAVREFQGVFLPPADGIVGHETWHTLMMRLFD; encoded by the coding sequence ATGAACGTCGAACCGTGGAGCACCGTCGGAGTGGGATCGTCTGCCGCGATCGTCCCCGGCATCCAGTACCTGCTGCGGGCGCACGGCCACGCCGTGGCCGTCGACGGCGCGTACGGGCCTGCGACAGCCGCCGCCGTCAGCGCCTTCCAGACGGCGCAGGGCGTGCCGTCCGACGGGATCGTCGGGCCCATCACCTGGCCCCGCCTCGTCATCGCCGTGCAGCAGGGGTCGACCGGTGACGCCGTTCGCGCCGTCCAGCAGTTCGGACTGCTGCGCTCGCCCGGGGATACGCCCCTCGTGGTCGACGGTGACTTCGGCCCCATGACGAAGGAGCGTGTCGAGTTCTTCCAGGAGTCGTGGGGCCTCTCGCTCGACGGCGTCGCCGGACGCGAGACCTGGTCGTTCTTCAGCACGTTCGTGCCGGGCGACCGGCCGTGGGCGCTCGTGAAGCAGGGCTCGTCGCAGGCGACGAACTGGCGCGTGCTCGCGGCTCAGCATCTGCTGCGTGCGCACGGGGCGACGATCGTCGCCGACGGCGCCTTCGGACCGCTGAGCGGCCAGGCCGCGCGCGCCTTCCAGCAGACGCTGCGCGCGGTGGAGATCTCGACCACCCTTGGCCAGCTGGACTGGCCGAGCCTCATCATCACCGTGAAGCAGGGCGACGGTCCGGCGGGTGCGAAGGGCGAGGCTGTCCGTGCGGTGCAGACGCTGCTGGCCGGCGTGACCGTCGACGGGGACTTCGGCCCGCAGACCGACGCGGCGGTCCGGGAGTTCCAGGGCGTCTTCCTGCCGCCCGCCGACGGCATCGTCGGCCACGAGACCTGGCACACGCTGATGATGCGCCTGTTCGACTGA
- a CDS encoding DUF2867 domain-containing protein, which produces MAPGEASAKAAAPVPASGGGPVFRSLAFEGLSRFDYGDVILASKPPRSTDDPRVWAETLFRPSSAPAWVKAAMGVRMALAPLLGLEAAPRGVFDVRRVVGDEALIEYADKHLTFRCGVGVDAAAAVVRVTAVVTFNDWRGRVYFTPVSLAHPLVVHAMLRRTRRALARHG; this is translated from the coding sequence ATGGCACCGGGGGAGGCATCCGCGAAGGCTGCCGCTCCCGTGCCCGCGTCCGGCGGCGGCCCCGTCTTCCGCAGCCTCGCGTTCGAGGGTCTGTCGCGCTTCGACTACGGCGACGTGATCCTCGCGTCCAAGCCGCCGCGCAGCACCGACGACCCTCGCGTCTGGGCCGAGACGCTGTTCCGGCCGTCGTCCGCGCCCGCGTGGGTGAAGGCCGCGATGGGCGTGCGCATGGCGCTCGCCCCGCTTCTCGGACTGGAGGCCGCGCCGCGCGGGGTGTTCGACGTGCGCCGGGTGGTCGGAGACGAGGCGCTCATCGAGTACGCCGACAAGCACCTCACCTTCCGCTGCGGAGTGGGGGTGGATGCCGCGGCCGCCGTCGTGCGCGTCACCGCGGTCGTCACCTTCAACGACTGGCGCGGCCGGGTGTACTTCACGCCGGTCTCGCTGGCGCACCCGCTCGTCGTCCACGCCATGCTCCGGCGTACGCGCCGCGCCCTCGCCCGGCACGGCTGA
- a CDS encoding copper homeostasis protein CutC gives MPARRPVEIAVQDPAGARAAIGAGAARLELCQALDVGGLTPSLAVLEGVLAAVDPSTVNVLVRPRGGGFVYSPEEIALVAADIRACIDRGAGGVVVGALTPAGGLDVDALRRWRDAAGPATLVFHRAVDAAADPAEVFDALVAEGVDRVLTSGGSPRSIDGVAALAAFSARSGAVEVMAGGGVQPSDIPALFAAGVDAVHLSARSRTGHDAPSGPGGGSAGHDVTDPGIVAEAVAAAG, from the coding sequence ATGCCCGCACGTCGTCCCGTCGAGATCGCCGTCCAAGACCCCGCCGGTGCCCGCGCCGCTATCGGCGCGGGGGCGGCGCGACTCGAACTGTGCCAGGCGCTCGACGTCGGCGGGCTCACACCGTCGCTGGCGGTCCTCGAGGGGGTCCTGGCCGCGGTCGACCCGTCGACGGTGAACGTCCTCGTGCGTCCCCGTGGCGGCGGCTTCGTGTACAGCCCCGAGGAGATCGCCCTGGTGGCTGCCGACATCCGCGCCTGCATCGATCGCGGCGCGGGCGGCGTGGTCGTCGGCGCGCTGACACCGGCCGGAGGCCTCGACGTCGACGCACTCCGCAGATGGCGGGATGCCGCAGGCCCCGCCACGCTCGTGTTCCATCGCGCCGTCGACGCGGCCGCCGACCCGGCCGAGGTCTTCGACGCGCTCGTGGCGGAGGGCGTGGACCGCGTGCTGACCTCCGGCGGCTCGCCCCGGTCCATCGACGGCGTCGCCGCGCTCGCCGCGTTCAGCGCCCGGTCGGGTGCCGTCGAGGTCATGGCCGGCGGCGGTGTGCAGCCCTCCGACATCCCCGCGCTCTTCGCCGCCGGCGTCGATGCCGTGCACCTGTCGGCGCGCTCCCGCACAGGCCACGACGCGCCGTCCGGGCCGGGCGGCGGCTCTGCGGGACACGACGTCACCGACCCCGGAATCGTGGCAGAGGCGGTCGCGGCCGCCGGCTGA
- a CDS encoding bacitracin resistance protein, whose product MSDDVMAPTPSPDDGPASRDASGRGTPAAASGARRGRTPTWLVAAIAGVVGLFYAYAVWNAIGNLVATLQVFAGAGLTLNAFGWFIWIFAAVFPLIVWGAAFAIGYRRAPHELLLVMLTGLALVAVFWLNVVAYTTLNSASFLG is encoded by the coding sequence ATGAGCGACGACGTCATGGCGCCCACGCCCTCACCCGACGACGGCCCCGCGTCGCGCGATGCCTCAGGGCGCGGGACCCCCGCCGCGGCATCCGGGGCGCGGAGGGGGAGGACGCCCACCTGGCTCGTGGCCGCGATCGCGGGCGTCGTCGGCCTCTTCTACGCGTACGCCGTCTGGAATGCGATCGGCAACCTCGTCGCCACCCTCCAGGTGTTCGCCGGAGCGGGACTCACCCTCAACGCGTTCGGGTGGTTCATCTGGATCTTCGCCGCAGTGTTCCCGCTGATCGTGTGGGGCGCCGCCTTCGCGATCGGGTACCGGCGCGCGCCGCACGAGCTGCTGCTCGTGATGCTCACCGGACTCGCGCTCGTCGCTGTGTTCTGGCTGAACGTCGTGGCCTACACGACGCTCAACTCGGCATCCTTCCTGGGTTGA
- a CDS encoding branched-chain amino acid aminotransferase: MTIDLPLQAPSAAGLVWNVTRNTEATPDAEREAILADPGFGQHFTDHMVDICWSEKGGWHRPRVQPYGPIPLDPAAAVLHYSQEIFEGLKAYRHADGSIWTFRADRNAARLQRSAQRLALPELPSEYFLESLRQLVAVDGAWVPTAPETSLYLRPFMFAKEAFLGVRAAKKVGYYLIASPAGAYFPGGVQPVNIALSTRYARAGRGGTGAAKTGGNYASSLLPQAEAYEKGCQQVLFLDDGYIEELGGMNLVLVTNDGRLITPQSESILEGITLASVLQLAEDRGLVVEQRKVSIEEWREGAASGSIVGAFACGTAAVIVPIGKLVADDYEIVHEGDAASELAMSLREELTGTQYGRVADRHGWLMRLDG, from the coding sequence ATGACCATCGACCTTCCCCTCCAGGCGCCCTCGGCCGCAGGCCTCGTCTGGAACGTCACTCGGAACACCGAGGCGACTCCGGATGCCGAGCGCGAGGCGATCCTCGCCGACCCGGGCTTCGGGCAGCACTTCACCGACCACATGGTCGACATCTGCTGGTCCGAGAAGGGCGGATGGCACCGTCCCCGCGTGCAGCCCTACGGTCCGATCCCGCTGGACCCTGCGGCGGCCGTGCTGCACTACTCGCAGGAGATCTTCGAGGGGCTCAAGGCCTACCGTCACGCCGACGGGTCCATCTGGACCTTCCGCGCCGACCGCAACGCTGCTCGCCTGCAGCGCTCGGCGCAGCGGCTGGCGCTGCCGGAGCTGCCCAGCGAGTACTTCCTCGAGTCGCTCCGCCAGCTGGTCGCAGTGGATGGCGCGTGGGTTCCCACGGCACCCGAGACGAGCCTGTACCTGCGGCCCTTCATGTTCGCCAAGGAGGCCTTCCTCGGCGTCCGGGCCGCGAAGAAGGTCGGGTACTACCTCATCGCGAGCCCCGCTGGCGCCTACTTCCCGGGCGGCGTCCAGCCGGTGAACATCGCGCTGTCGACGCGCTACGCGCGCGCAGGCCGGGGTGGCACCGGCGCCGCGAAGACCGGCGGCAACTACGCGTCGAGCCTGCTGCCGCAGGCCGAGGCGTACGAGAAGGGCTGCCAGCAGGTGCTGTTCCTCGACGACGGCTACATCGAGGAGCTCGGAGGCATGAACCTCGTGCTCGTCACGAACGACGGCCGGCTCATCACGCCCCAGTCCGAGTCGATCCTCGAGGGCATCACTCTCGCGTCGGTGCTGCAGCTCGCCGAGGACCGCGGGCTCGTCGTCGAGCAGCGCAAGGTCTCGATCGAAGAGTGGCGCGAGGGCGCGGCATCCGGCTCCATCGTCGGCGCGTTCGCCTGCGGCACGGCCGCGGTCATCGTGCCGATCGGCAAGCTCGTCGCCGACGATTACGAGATCGTGCACGAGGGTGACGCGGCGTCCGAGCTGGCGATGTCGCTGCGCGAGGAGCTCACCGGCACCCAGTATGGGCGTGTGGCCGATCGCCACGGCTGGCTGATGCGTCTCGACGGCTGA